The nucleotide window GGCCAATTCCAAGGGGAGAGGTATTTCAATGATCCTAGAGTCAGAGGACTGGAAGAAGGACTCCCAAAGGACAATAGTATCCTTTTCTAATGATAATAATCTGGATGGTTATAGAGGCCCAAGGAAGGGTCATggcttaggaaagtcacttacctccatGGCCTTTAGTTTCCATATCTATCGAAGGAGAGAATTGCAATGATGACCTCTTCCAGGCCTAGATCTAAAGTCCTATGATATAAGACTGTCAAATTCTGAAGAGTATGCATTCAACACAACCATGTACCCAATGATAACATCTTCGCCAGAGGCTATGTCACCTTGACAAATTCCCCAATCCAACTAAGATCATTAAGCATCCAGAATGTCAAGGTGCTGAGGTTACATATAATGGTAACCAATGAATGATATAACTGTGAGGACAttttataaaaagacaaaaataaattgcATTTCTCATAAAGAGAAGTGACTGTATAGAATTCATTGCCCCTGAGGGGTAGGCcttgataaaatataaatactgtttTATAGATGACCTATTTTTAGTAGATGGGAACCTGGAATGATGAGAGTTCCCTTAATACTCTTAGAGCAGGGGTTCCTAATATTGGTTCCATGGAACCCCAAAGAATCTAGAAAGAGACTTCAAGGTTCTTTCTAAtctggatggaaaaaaaaatttatcttcaCTAaactttgatttcctttgtaatcatatggattttattgtattcatttaaatacattaaataggCTTCATCGACAGGTTGGGGGCACGGAGGGTGCGTATAATACAAAAAAGCCTAAGAACTCCTGCCTTAATTAAGCTTGTCTTTAAGAGGGAGAATCTCTCCATCCTAATTTCAGCAGCAAACCACTGGACTAGTTAAACTTAAGTCGGATGTTTATCAATTCCAGACAAGCAATATTTATAAGGTTTCTGTAATGTGCAAGACATACAGGAAGTTTGTGTCCCCCAAATATGCTAGACATTAGCAAATGAACAGATTAATAAGAAGGAGATGTTGGAGATGATACTTTGGAAAGGGGCAAGTTAACACATTGAAAGCCACATTTAGAGAGGAGCTGCTGTTGAGTTGCTAAGCCTCTGGGATTAGAAATGGGTAAGGATTTCACAGCTACACATGTCTGCaaaatgagaaagggaaagagacaaaaagggaAGCAAGCTTTCTGTACTCAAAAAAGAGTCATACAGGTTTGGGATGAGGTTTGGCTGAAGGATCCAAGAAGGGCATCCTTCCACtggagagagaagataaggtGACATTTTGCAGCCCAAGTCcagaaggagaagagacagaattTGGGAATGATTAagtgtttgtatatgtgtgtgagtatttgtatgtatatgtgtgtgtctgtgtgttcaCACATTTTTGagatgtgtgatttttttttatgcaagtttgtgtttatgtttgtatgtgtgtgtcgATTGTGTTTTCCTTATGAGTTtgaagtttgtttgtttatattctgGCAAAGTTTTTTGTCCAGATGTCCATTCCATCTCTAATTTTGCATCTCTTTTGGGCCTACATCATTACcattactaaaaatattttgaaataatattgCCTGAATATTAAACAGATGGTTTAAGTGATGAATGTTGCCTGCAGTATTTGAACATAGACAAATCCCAATATAGGTTCTTTTCTGGATGAataggaggaaaatgaggaatgaaatatatttccatgtaacATAGGATAAAAAGGTGAGGATGACCTATGATCAATACTGATGGATGCAATAGTCATGTCAGTAAATTGGTGGCTTCATTGATGGAATGCAAGGCACATAATGTAGAGATATGTGGAGAGATACAGATAAATGTATGCTATATAGTTGATCAACAGATGGaaagatggataaatggatagatgtgTAGATAGTTTTATAAATAGAAtgaatagagaatataaaatgagaaagtatggaagttggagtcaagaaaactttgGTTCAACTCCTAAGTCAGAGAGTTATATTGGAGCTCTGTGACCTTTGTCAATTCAGACACACTGTCTCAACGTGCTTCATCCAATTCTTTAGACTCCCCATACTAATTATAAGTGGTCATGGTCTATAGTCCCAAACTAGGAATTGACTATGATGAAATCACATTTACTTTTCAtgtcattattatattataataatacataataattattatatactaGAATTATGTtgttatactttatttttatgaacACATTTGATAAATCACCTCCGACAAAATTTGTGGAGGACATGGATAGGGTTGAAGAGAATGGATGAGTTGAGAGGAAGAATGGCAGATGGCACTGAGTTTGGGGTCAAGGAGACCCTAGGACCAAATTCTAccttagacccttactagctctgtgatacTTGGCAGGCCATTTAATCTAattgttcctcatctgtaaaactgatgGCCCTGcaagtttccttccagttctcaatCAATGATTCTCTGCTTCTATGTAGTACTGGGCAGAGTTAAAACATGGGTGAGACCACGGTGCCATTGAATAGGGTCCATACATACATTTCTATATTAAATCTGTAGGTATTTCACATAGTAACAGATGGAATAGCTTTTGACATGGTTTATATAAGCATATCTATAAAGGAGATTCCATTATTTTCTGACCTTTTTCATAGATTACTCTTTTAATTGTTTAACTGTGAACATAGTACAGAGGACAGTGATGGTGGAAAGTCCTGATTTCTACTGCAAATGAGCAGAAACTCTCCTAACTCTGACTGTTTAACTATGCAAGCACTCTACTACTTATTTATGGAGTCCCATCTTCCTAAGGACAGCAGTGAAGTCTAAAGCTTCTGAAATTCTACCCTGAACCTTTACACAAGTAATACTCCATTACAATTGAGGTTTatgtttagaaaaagaaaaaaaggtgcaagaaatctcttttttctttcttctctgagaAAGTTCCAACCTTCATTACTTGGTTGTTTCTGAGTTTTCATGGAAAgacttctaaaataattttttttcatgaatattcaaaatattttcttcccagCATTTAACTTGGAAATGGATGGGGAAAATGCTATTGTTTGATATGTACCTTCATTACCTCTGTCTTTGCTGCCTAGACCTTTGAGCTTAGGCCACTAAGgaaatatttcccactttttttcccAGAAGGAACCAACAAAAGGTAAAAGGATGTTAATTCAAGTTGGCATCTAGCTGAAACGAGCTGAACAGTTTGAAGTATTCTTTAGACTCAGGTCAACTGGAATGAATATAAGCATCTTTTCCCATTCCACCTTTAAGCATTCTTTGACCCCAAGAATCCTCTAAGTTAACTCATTCTACTAAGTAATGGGAAGTAGGAAAGGGGCAAATGAAGATATGCCCAATGATGTGTGTTGAAAATACTCAGATGTATATTGCAGCAATCACcccaaatttggagtcaggagatacgAGGGGCTTCCCATTAGGTTCAGTTCAGCTATCACAGATCAAGCCCTACCATGTGACAGCACACATAAGAGATACAAACAGAAATCATTTCCTACTCAAAAGGAGGTCTCATTCTTAATATGTGCTGTTTAAGTGATGCTAGGGAAGGGGATCagcatttaaagaaaagaaaattataattattggTAGGGGTGGAGGTAGGGTGTTTATGAACTATTGAACTGATCCTAGTAAGGAGCAACCTTGAGTCAACCCTGAAAAGATTTGGGGATTCTCAGGGAGGGGGATGAGGGGGATCCCTATATGGAACAACCTATGGAATGGAATGAAAGTGAGAGATAGAATGAATGGCTTTGAATCTTTCCTCTGTATCTTAGTTCTATAATTAAGGTTAAGTTATTGAATTTCTTCagtgtcagtttcctcacctttaaaatttAGTTAATGAGCACCCATAGTGCTTAGTCGattcaagaagaaaaatgatatatAATGGTGAAAGTAGGGGGACAGTTGGGTACATTGCCaatggagtcaaaggatctgggttgaaCTCCTTCCTCTGCTACTTAGAACTCATGTGACATTGGGGAGTCTGGTGATCTCTCttgtcctcaattttctcatctgtaaaatgagagaataaacTAATTGTCTTCCAAGttcccttctggctctagatGTGAGATCTTCTATAAAGTGTCAAATTTGGCTAGAGAATTCAATTTCAAGGTGGAAGAGACACTAGAGATGGTCTAGTGCAAACACCCAATATTTATGTGGGCCAGGTAGATTGGATTCTCATCCAAAGAATTGATTGGCACCTCAAACTGACTCCATCATGAGGAAAACAGCTTTATGTTACATTGTAATACAGTGCTACAGAGAGCTAGCTACCTGTTATAGTTAGTAAGTAAATAAGGAAGTAAGTTAGGTGAGATAAGGTAAGGAGGTTAGGAGGTGTGGTACATAAAGGTAAATAAAGGCATAGGTAAAAGTAAGATGTAGGTATGGGTTTTCAGGAATGCTTTCTATCTTGATTAGTTCCTATTTACCCATAATCCATTCTGTTTGCCCACTGTGGGGAAACAAACCACAAGGTAAATGTGATGCTCATGTTATGTTAAAAACCCTGGGACAACTTTAGGTCAAGTTTTACTCTTTTCTGCCCAGATTCTAAGGAGGTCAGTAAGCATGGAAATTAAGCATTGTATGACCCGGTCCTatgtgactgggaaactgaaCCACCTGTACTTGCTGTTCAGAGCCCCCAACCAAGGACCTAGGATATGTCTAAAGACTAATGGGAGGCATTATCTTATCGTCATAAATCTGAATGATTCATACATCTCATCTGACAGGTAGCCCCATACAAATCAACAAGTTATGATTTCTATGTTCTTTTAATTGTTTACAGACACTTGGCAGAATTTGTGGACAATTCAGCCCACATTAATATCACCAATGTTGAAACTGAGGCTCCTTCGGTGAAATGACACACAAGTGACGCAGGTAGAAATGCAGTAGAACCAGGCCATCTAACTCACATTAAACCTAATGTTCTTGTCTATTTTACCAGTGGGTTCTTATGGCTACTTGATTTGGCTAAAGAAAATCTCATGTTTATCCTCAGTTTCCATGTGTGTAAAATGGGaagcaaagaataaagaaagaatgcTTTCAAGAAGAAATAGGGACTCTTAGTAAATGTTGTGCAGATTTCAGAAGCATGTTTGTTCTTGTTTACATATAGTTTTGTACCTTATCATTGAAGTAAGATTTTTGGGACAGAAGATTAAAAACAATAGTCCTTCCCCTcgtatatttttttccatgggaCACATATCGTCCCCCATTTCCCACTGTTCTACATGCCTGGGATGCACCCTCCTAGCATATCAGCCTCACAGAGACCTAAGATAGCTTTGAGGTTCAACTCAACTAACAATTCCTAATTCCTTCAGATATTGGGACTTTCTTCCTGCTCACATGTTGAGGTATTTATCTGTTATAGGTCATATAACCTAGTAGAATGGAAACTCCATGAAGGCTGGACCAGGCTTTGGTTTGGTCTTTGTATGTTTAGACCCTGGAATTATGCATAACACATGCTTATTCTACTGAATGCCCAGGAccaggagaagagggaaaagatttCACAGTTAGTGACAGCATTATTTAAGCTGTGATAGTTGACGTCCAACATGACCCTTGTGTTTGTTTTGTATGCATGGAATTAGGGGACTGATTGAGTTAGAGTTAGACATGGGCTTAAATACAGGTTAGGGTTTGGCATGTTTGGAACAGCCCCATGTCTCTAAGATGAATGTCGTCCATGTGTCTAACATGCATTGATCCATATGTTTCTAATATGGACGTGATCCATATGTCTCATTGAAGAGGTATGAGCATAAAGGGAGAGTGTGGGCACATGGCTTGTCTTACGTCCCCAAGGACATAGGCACAACTCTGCTGCCCATTGCTTTGGAAAGGAGCAGGCTGCCCATTCACATTCTTCTGTGTCAGAAAACCTTGAAAGAATGTTGCTCAAAGCACCTGAATTCCTGAGATCCCAAATAACTAAACAAATCTTTACGTTTATTTTTGAGAATGGTCAAAAATGATTCATCAGCTATCGGTAAATGACCACGGCCACTTCACGCATCCAAGAAGAGCAGGGCCACATCCTGTCCATGCTCCCTCATCCCTGACCACCGGTCCTGATGCTAACTTTCATCTAAGCCCCTGGACCTAAAATGATTCCCCATTTCTTGTCGTTCCTTTTCAGCAAATCCAAGTCATTCCATGACTCAGATAATTTGTACATCATCAGGCCTCTGTTGCTGACAGACTCCTCTAACAAGAAGCTGCTGTCTCGGGGGGCAGGGGGGAATATTTCATGTAATATTAGGCATCTCACAAAGTAGACATCAGCTTACTTTCAACATTTCAAGAGGGGCTACACACCGGGGATAGTAATGGATAAAGGGATAGCTGAGATCCCTCTAGCACTTCTCCTGCAGTTTCTCAGGTCAGCCTCTTGACTAACTAACATGTATAGGTTGAGGCTTAGGGTTAAATGTCATTCTTATAATTTCatagggaaggaaataaacaattaGAGGAGCCAAGTCATTTTCCCAAAATGACTGAGATAATGTcacaggcagaatttgaattcagatcaatTCTGACTCAAGGTCCAAAACTCTATTTGGAATATAACCCTACCTCTGGCAAATTACtcctaatattttttcctttttgttatttcAAATTGTTGTGACATAGCTGTCATTTATGTCTGATTGTAGTGTTTTTAACAGAAAAATGAGCTGAACTGGCTTCTTTTCTACATGATTTTAGGTCATTACTTATTCTTAGGGGGAGATTAACTAGACCGAACTAGATAATCAGAAGCTACATCTACCTGTGATTTAACTCCTACTCCTTTGGTGCACTTAAGCACTCTTATTGGTTGAAATGGGTAGATAATAAAGGAgttattacaattttaaaaagctaGAGAATGCCTTCAGGTTTGGATTGATTCAGTCCTTCAGAGGTTTTGAGCTGCATGGGACTACAGGTATCTTTTACTCCTAACCCATAATTTTATGTATGAAGAATTCTGGCCCAGACAATCTATTGATTTGACATGGGTAGTATTTGTCATGGAGAATAAGGAGTAAATCTCCGATTTTAATATACGTATTCTGTCTGCAAAGCCTCTCTCCTCCCTGCTGCACCTCCAgatctttaattttctcttcccaTCACAGCTCAGGGAATGCCTTTTTGGAATAATGAACTCAAGGTCATGGACATGATTCTCAATCGTCAAAGGAAGATTCAGTTCTTGTCACACTACGGTTGTCATTAAGGAAAGAGAGTGACAAAAGTGGATAATTTTAGAATGATGTTTAACAGAGATTGAAGGGAGAAGGATTTTTTCTGACAATTCATTTAACTGTGAATGCAATTAGCCAGAATCTTTCCTGTGTTATAGATTCTATTTAACTTAGGTTTCACCGTACTCATTCTCGAGCCACTGAAATACTATGAATCTCTGTGGGTGTGTGCATGCACCCCATTGTGTGCACATGTGAATGTGGATAGGCCCCCAGTATGATAGTCATAGTCAGCATTAAGATGAAATGAAGAGTCCATGGGGTAGACAGTTATCCTTTCCTCTACTTGCCCTAATTCAAGATGAGTGGTTGGTCTTTAGTGCACTCCTACAGAGATGGCTTAATGAGACTGTCCCAGGGATTAGTGGCCTCCTACCTTCCTGCTCAGATTCCTCTCGGAAAGCTGGCTCCTCTCCATCTGGTGATAGCATGACTTGATGACAAGAATATCCCCGAACCTTTCTCTACAGAGCTTTTCCAATTTTAGAACCTAGAACTGAAGCTATTTTTCTCTAGGCTACAGATGTGTtcacttacctctgtttgcctttgaTATTGAAGGAGCCAGCAGAGAGTCGGTCCAGTGGAGCCCCAAAGACAGGGAAACTCCTTTTCTTCTTGGTTTCAATCACGTCATTTTCCAGGGATACCAGCTCATCAAGGAACAGGAGTTTCTGGGTCAGCTCAGTGGCagatttttcttcagtgttttcaaTGTGAGTTTGGGCACTCTCAGCTATGGAGTTAATGGCCTGCTGAAGAGAGGattgtcatcatcattgttgTAGATGTCGTTATTCTGGACGCTACACCAACCAACCATGGGCATGAAGAGACAGTAGTACTCTCCTCTTGTCTCCACTTTTCTTGCACATTTAAGACCACTGAGAGATCTCCTTATGGGATCATAATATGGAATTTCCAGGTATAAAGTCTGTGCTTCTGGAATTCAAAATGGGAGGTGGGAAATGCCCCCAAATTCAATTGATGCTGATTATGAATAGAGCTGGAGCCCAAGTTCTAAagaattcattttccaaatggggTACCTAATAGTTACTAAATCCATTTAAGTCCCACCTACTTTTCTACCAAAACCTTCAGTCCTACAAACAAACCTTCTGTTCTACTCATAACTATTAGTCATTTAGTGAAAAGCATCTATATTCCTTTTGCCTGTAAATTTCTGTCCATAGAAGTAGACTGGAATTAGTGATGTATGCTTGGAGTAAGAGAGCCTATTTGTATACCTATTAATTCATATACTACCTGGTGACTCTGGACTTGATAGATCAACTCTACTCTCAGGACCTTGATTTCTGCTGTCTCTTAATTGAAAATGTTGGGCTAGATGTATACAAAGGTCCCTTCTTCATTGAAATCTCCATTGGTTGTGCTAAGTCGCCAGATAGGTATGGGTAGATTTTTTACtaatttaaatctttttaaataaatgtactcataatatttaaagaaatattttcagagaaaatATCAAATGTGATTCTCATTGAAACAGTACTATCAAGGCTAACAAGAACCAACAAAGACCTGAGGCCCAGTTCCCTGAATGAACTGTTTCTGTTAATGCCAATACCATTCACCCAGCCATCCAGACAGGTTTCATTCCTGAGGTACTGAGGCCATCTTTCACCATTTAACCTGCCCAGATGTTTTCAGTCCTCGTCATTCTCCCTTGTTGGGAGGGATTAGGTAACAACACAAATGTTCTCCCTATGAGAAGTAGGACATTGAAAGGCAGTCACTCATTAGCACTACAGTACTATTTAATCTTACTAGACCAGCAGAGAGTTAAGTTGAAATGGAGGGGAGTCTAGAAGAGAgtctttattttatgttattcttTTTCATGTGAGACAGGGCAAAAGGCCCAGCTGGGATGAACTGGCAGCAAAGAGCCCCAGTTATCTGTTTCTTTTGTCTGATACCACCAAGGCATGACACACAGTAGAAATGCCCAGCATGCTTTGTGAAATCAACAGcctttttctgccttgaaatcaaatcaaagaaaatgTGCAAGAATGGGAACTACTATGAAGAAAGATTCTTTCTTGAAATGGAACAAAATTATTCTCTTTTAGTAACTCCCAGGCAGTAGCCTGAGGGACCAGGATTGAGTGCAATGGAATGTGTATACTTAAAAAGTTACAcagtagggacagctaggtggttcaatggatggagagccagacttagagataggaggacctgggttcaaatatggcctcagatgctttctagcaaGTGATCCTTAGATTACTTAATGCCCATTGGCTaacacttactgctcttctgccttagaaccaacacatagtattgattcttagaaagaacttaaaaggtattaaaaaaagGCATATACTACTGTTATGATATGAAGCTTTTTTTTGGAGACCCCCATCTATTGTAAAGTGAATCTTGTATGTGAACAAAGGGCCAACAGACTCAGGTAGCTAAAATTAAATAAGGAATCTACATTGATCT belongs to Monodelphis domestica isolate mMonDom1 chromosome 8, mMonDom1.pri, whole genome shotgun sequence and includes:
- the OSTN gene encoding osteocrin isoform X2 produces the protein MLDWRFVATHLILAIFLMQWSTGKGPWVAAAPEAINSIAESAQTHIENTEEKSATELTQKLLFLDELVSLENDVIETKKKRSFPVFGAPLDRLSAGSFNIKGKQRKTVELPKRRFGVPIDRIGSNRLTNTRG
- the OSTN gene encoding osteocrin isoform X1, with product MLDWRFVATHLILAIFLMQWSTGKGPWVAAAPEQAINSIAESAQTHIENTEEKSATELTQKLLFLDELVSLENDVIETKKKRSFPVFGAPLDRLSAGSFNIKGKQRKTVELPKRRFGVPIDRIGSNRLTNTRG